A genomic region of Ferroacidibacillus organovorans contains the following coding sequences:
- the ytvI gene encoding sporulation integral membrane protein YtvI → MRRYVMKLTEVGVSLLFLVIALTIFAHILNYIMPFVIGFLIAAVLLPIATFFESFLPRVIAISAALVVSLGGLLAVIVFLLVQGAGEAASLAIAIPRYFGMWKQISQYAIEQGMAVYAHLPLKMVEAVQTTVNTMVDQVRQFALTLLSGFVGEVALLPDLIVIVVISVVAAYFFLAQREMLLQGMRRWLPPGWGPKVEEIAGDVWRAVIGLFRAQLVLIGITSVICVIGLALMGVQYALLLGVSIGLTGWVPIVGSGIITIPWVIGALVTGKVILAIKILLLQAVASVVRHTIEPKLLASNMGIGTFATMFGMYVGLTSLGILGLLLGPLLMIAIRSLLRERIFDDFFPTSMLSPDELEEKRS, encoded by the coding sequence ATGCGCAGGTATGTGATGAAACTGACAGAGGTAGGCGTTTCCCTCCTCTTTCTTGTCATTGCGTTAACCATCTTTGCGCATATACTCAACTACATCATGCCGTTTGTTATTGGCTTTTTAATCGCGGCTGTCCTGCTTCCAATTGCGACGTTTTTTGAATCCTTTCTTCCGCGCGTCATCGCGATCAGCGCCGCGCTTGTCGTTTCCCTCGGTGGACTGCTCGCTGTTATCGTCTTTTTGCTTGTTCAGGGTGCAGGTGAAGCGGCCAGTCTCGCCATTGCAATTCCCCGCTATTTCGGAATGTGGAAGCAGATTTCTCAATACGCGATTGAGCAGGGGATGGCTGTCTACGCACACCTTCCCTTAAAGATGGTGGAAGCCGTACAGACGACCGTCAACACGATGGTCGATCAGGTGCGTCAGTTTGCGCTGACGCTTCTCAGTGGATTTGTCGGAGAGGTGGCGCTTTTGCCTGATCTGATCGTCATCGTCGTCATCTCTGTCGTCGCCGCCTACTTTTTTTTGGCGCAGCGCGAGATGCTGCTGCAGGGCATGAGACGGTGGTTGCCGCCTGGTTGGGGACCGAAGGTGGAAGAGATTGCAGGTGACGTGTGGCGCGCGGTGATCGGGCTTTTTCGTGCGCAGTTGGTGTTGATTGGGATAACCAGTGTGATCTGTGTCATCGGGCTTGCACTCATGGGCGTGCAATACGCGCTTTTGCTAGGTGTCAGTATCGGCCTTACGGGGTGGGTTCCCATCGTCGGATCGGGAATCATTACGATTCCTTGGGTGATAGGGGCGCTTGTAACGGGAAAGGTGATTCTTGCGATCAAAATTTTGCTGTTGCAGGCGGTCGCCTCTGTGGTCCGGCACACGATTGAGCCTAAGTTGTTGGCGTCAAACATGGGGATCGGAACGTTTGCGACGATGTTTGGCATGTATGTCGGGCTGACGAGTCTTGGTATTCTCGGACTTTTGCTCGGGCCGCTTTTGATGATTGCGATACGCTCACTCCTGCGCGAACGGATCTTTGACGATTTTTTCCCGACCAGCATGCTCTCGCCAGACGAACTCGAAGAGAAGCGTTCGTAG
- a CDS encoding sensor histidine kinase gives MATNLKAKPGVRRGVRFSLRMRMPIAIKVVVVYLAIVMISLALAGYLTNRSISQYVIDSTRSNLIDDGHQIIKQFRAYGHTLQEHRAVPLTSRSIVTIAAQSVQREYIIVDPNGSIVWNTFTASDLPLLQHVSTLVAMALKGHHTASGVYPQQNPVFEFVAIPFSYAYLVPVTSLHPGFPPSIMMPNLTIEHQNTKVLVLFTKLSDMKRITYGIWVAVAQGLIIATLITAVVGIVLARSLMQPASLLKQAIMRVQERDFTHVPVIHTGDEWEDFANAFNNMVDALKAFDEGQKRFLQNASHELKTPLMGIRGYAEGLRDGVFEPSESMHILDIIAAESVRLKRLVDELIYLSKLETLDDVYTFTHDNLIKIITKTVDRAYPLARERKIQIVSDLPEGIVLVYIDSDKIVQALLNLIGNALRHARSRVIVTLRKEEFAKIIVEDDGEGFVMEDVERVFERFFHGDKGETGLGLSIVRAIVEKHRGKITAENGVMGGAKFTIELP, from the coding sequence ATGGCTACAAACTTGAAGGCTAAGCCAGGCGTGCGGCGCGGCGTCAGATTCTCCCTCCGAATGCGTATGCCAATCGCGATCAAAGTGGTGGTTGTCTATCTTGCGATTGTGATGATCTCGCTTGCGCTCGCAGGGTATCTGACAAATCGCTCGATCTCACAGTATGTGATCGATTCGACGCGCAGCAATCTCATCGACGATGGACATCAGATCATCAAACAGTTTCGCGCGTACGGGCATACGCTTCAGGAGCACCGCGCCGTCCCCCTTACGAGTCGCTCGATTGTGACGATCGCCGCCCAGAGTGTGCAGCGCGAGTATATCATTGTCGACCCCAATGGAAGCATTGTGTGGAATACGTTCACGGCATCGGATCTCCCGCTGCTTCAACACGTGAGCACGCTTGTCGCGATGGCCTTAAAGGGCCACCATACGGCATCAGGTGTCTATCCGCAACAAAACCCCGTTTTTGAGTTTGTGGCGATACCGTTTTCTTACGCGTATCTCGTCCCCGTCACGTCGCTTCACCCGGGTTTTCCGCCAAGTATCATGATGCCCAATCTCACAATCGAACATCAAAACACAAAAGTGCTTGTCCTTTTCACAAAACTCAGCGACATGAAACGGATCACTTATGGAATTTGGGTGGCAGTCGCCCAAGGATTGATCATCGCTACATTGATCACGGCGGTCGTCGGAATCGTGCTCGCAAGATCGCTGATGCAGCCGGCGAGCCTTTTAAAGCAGGCGATCATGCGTGTGCAGGAGCGCGACTTTACGCACGTCCCGGTGATTCACACAGGAGATGAGTGGGAAGATTTCGCCAATGCATTCAACAATATGGTGGATGCGCTCAAAGCGTTTGATGAAGGGCAGAAGCGCTTTCTCCAAAACGCGTCCCACGAGCTGAAAACGCCGCTCATGGGTATCCGCGGATACGCAGAGGGCTTGCGCGATGGCGTCTTTGAACCGAGCGAATCGATGCACATTCTTGACATCATCGCGGCAGAGAGTGTGCGCTTGAAGCGGTTGGTCGATGAGCTTATCTATCTCTCAAAATTGGAAACACTGGATGATGTATACACGTTCACCCATGATAATCTGATCAAAATCATTACCAAGACGGTCGATCGCGCCTATCCGCTCGCCCGCGAGCGAAAGATCCAAATCGTTTCTGATCTGCCAGAAGGCATCGTGCTGGTGTACATTGATTCGGACAAGATTGTCCAGGCGCTGCTTAATCTGATCGGAAACGCGCTTCGCCACGCGCGTTCACGCGTGATTGTCACACTGCGCAAAGAGGAGTTCGCAAAGATCATTGTTGAGGATGACGGAGAAGGGTTTGTCATGGAAGATGTCGAACGGGTGTTTGAGCGGTTCTTTCACGGGGATAAAGGTGAGACGGGGCTTGGACTCTCGATTGTGCGCGCCATCGTGGAAAAACACCGCGGCAAGATAACGGCTGAAAATGGCGTGATGGGCGGCGCAAAATTTACAATTGAACTTCCATAG
- a CDS encoding response regulator transcription factor — protein sequence MDVAQRIFVIDDDESVRTVMERYLLREGFSVTCFANADLAMPALVENLPDMVILDIMLPGTSGYDLCRWLRARTEVPIIMVSARDEEVDRVLGLELGSDDYLSKPFSPRELVARVRTVLRRLSGARAASAQDAATAQYPTCADLELRDDERRIVAAGHDLVLTTKEFELLAYFIKNKSRAFTREQLLTQVWGYDFIGDERAIDDLVKRLRRKLTQAQSIAEIITVWGYGYKLEG from the coding sequence ATGGATGTCGCACAACGAATTTTTGTCATTGATGATGACGAGAGTGTGCGAACCGTGATGGAGCGCTACCTTTTGCGCGAAGGGTTTTCAGTCACCTGTTTTGCAAACGCAGATTTGGCGATGCCGGCGCTTGTCGAAAATCTGCCTGATATGGTGATTCTTGACATCATGCTTCCGGGCACTAGCGGGTATGATCTCTGCCGATGGCTGCGCGCACGCACGGAGGTCCCGATCATCATGGTCTCTGCGCGCGATGAAGAGGTGGATCGCGTGCTGGGACTTGAACTTGGCTCTGATGATTATCTCTCAAAGCCTTTCTCGCCGCGTGAACTCGTCGCGCGTGTGCGCACCGTCTTGCGTCGGCTAAGCGGTGCACGCGCCGCATCAGCTCAGGATGCCGCGACGGCACAGTATCCCACTTGTGCGGATCTCGAACTGCGGGATGATGAGCGGCGCATTGTCGCGGCGGGGCACGATCTTGTCCTTACCACCAAAGAGTTTGAGTTGCTCGCCTACTTTATTAAAAATAAAAGCCGTGCATTTACGCGCGAACAGTTGCTCACACAGGTGTGGGGGTATGATTTTATCGGCGATGAACGCGCCATCGACGATCTGGTCAAACGCCTTCGACGAAAACTGACGCAGGCACAATCGATTGCCGAGATCATCACGGTGTGGGGGTATGGCTACAAACTTGAAGGCTAA
- a CDS encoding FadR/GntR family transcriptional regulator: protein MANVQISSKTRYVLVAEKIESMIMKGEWLPGQRLPTLEELAARFLVSRAVVREACSVLVGAGLIEIRHGDGIYVKSFSLDSFLRPIHAAILLAASDARALLEVGMWLEGGIVEQATQRRRRQDCDFLSETLFMMEASREDAGRMTECERQFHVTLSECAGNEVAANLLRILYQPLTGVMNLLLMDETFRDEMITLHRALYDSIVVQDGESAKRYIQLYRRRAVDAMRNVK, encoded by the coding sequence ATGGCAAATGTGCAGATTTCTTCTAAGACACGCTATGTTCTCGTCGCAGAAAAAATTGAGTCGATGATCATGAAAGGCGAATGGTTGCCGGGACAGCGGTTGCCAACGCTTGAAGAACTCGCGGCGAGGTTCTTGGTATCGCGCGCGGTGGTTCGCGAAGCGTGCAGTGTTCTCGTCGGTGCGGGGTTGATCGAGATCCGCCACGGTGATGGGATCTACGTCAAATCGTTTTCGCTGGATTCCTTTTTGCGGCCGATTCACGCTGCGATTCTTTTGGCCGCGTCTGACGCGCGCGCGTTGCTTGAAGTAGGGATGTGGCTTGAGGGCGGCATTGTTGAGCAAGCGACGCAGCGTCGACGGCGCCAAGACTGTGATTTTCTCTCGGAAACGCTCTTTATGATGGAGGCGAGTCGGGAAGACGCCGGAAGAATGACGGAGTGTGAGCGGCAGTTTCACGTCACGCTGTCGGAGTGTGCGGGAAATGAGGTCGCGGCGAATCTCCTGCGCATCCTTTATCAACCACTCACGGGTGTGATGAACCTATTGCTCATGGATGAAACCTTTCGCGATGAGATGATCACACTTCATCGCGCACTCTATGACTCCATTGTTGTGCAAGATGGCGAGTCGGCAAAGCGTTATATACAGCTCTATCGCAGGCGCGCCGTGGATGCGATGCGCAATGTGAAATGA
- the mutY gene encoding A/G-specific adenine glycosylase, which produces MNGKQDEYAVLRDRRIVDALSTWFRGVARDLPWRRTKDPYLIWVSEVMLQQTRVETVIPYYNRFVERFPSVEALAVAPEEEALKFWEGLGYYRRLRHLVTATRELRENYGNHVPRDAKIFSNLPGVGEYTLGAVMSIAYGQALPAVDGNVMRVLSRVDGFQEDIATAQARNYLKQRAQTLVNLADPGEFNQALMELGATLCQPKNPQCSQCPIATECVGLREGIHLKLPIKRPKGAIPTREFLALAIFQDGRLAVEKRPAIGLLANLWQLPLVEHAFERMTQEGSWLQDVLSARGIKKSLDVRDRGVYEHVFSHQKWCARLIEVHISSDECVTSCRMMSREERAPLPFARIFVRMLNDLEGNKCEHTFD; this is translated from the coding sequence ATGAACGGAAAACAAGATGAATACGCTGTTTTGCGCGATCGCCGCATTGTGGACGCACTCTCGACATGGTTTCGGGGGGTGGCTCGCGATCTGCCGTGGCGCAGGACAAAGGATCCTTACCTCATTTGGGTTTCTGAAGTGATGCTTCAGCAGACCCGGGTGGAAACGGTCATTCCCTATTACAATCGATTTGTCGAGCGATTTCCAAGTGTCGAGGCGCTCGCAGTGGCGCCCGAGGAGGAGGCGCTCAAGTTTTGGGAGGGGCTTGGCTACTACCGAAGGTTGCGCCACCTCGTCACTGCAACGCGCGAGCTTCGGGAGAATTACGGCAATCACGTTCCGCGTGACGCAAAGATATTTTCCAACCTGCCGGGCGTTGGTGAATACACGTTGGGTGCGGTGATGTCCATCGCCTATGGCCAAGCGCTCCCGGCAGTGGATGGCAATGTGATGCGCGTCTTGTCGCGCGTCGACGGCTTTCAGGAGGACATCGCGACGGCGCAGGCCAGGAATTACCTGAAGCAACGCGCGCAAACGCTTGTCAATTTGGCAGACCCCGGAGAGTTCAATCAGGCGCTCATGGAGCTTGGCGCAACCCTTTGCCAGCCGAAAAATCCACAGTGTAGCCAGTGCCCGATTGCAACGGAATGCGTCGGACTGCGCGAGGGTATTCACCTCAAGCTGCCGATCAAGCGTCCCAAAGGGGCAATTCCGACAAGAGAGTTTTTGGCGCTGGCAATTTTTCAAGATGGCCGTCTGGCGGTTGAAAAGAGGCCAGCCATTGGACTGCTCGCAAACCTATGGCAACTCCCGCTTGTTGAGCATGCTTTTGAACGGATGACGCAAGAGGGCTCGTGGCTTCAGGATGTGCTGTCTGCAAGGGGAATCAAAAAATCGCTTGACGTGCGCGATCGCGGTGTGTATGAGCATGTTTTTTCACACCAGAAGTGGTGTGCACGCTTGATCGAGGTTCACATCTCATCGGATGAATGCGTGACTTCGTGTAGAATGATGTCGAGGGAAGAGCGCGCCCCGCTGCCTTTTGCGCGCATTTTTGTTCGCATGCTTAATGATTTGGAGGGGAATAAATGTGAGCATACTTTCGATTGA
- a CDS encoding GntR family transcriptional regulator, whose translation MMMPSMRSVHPLYVQLKASLLERIESGEWPSGQMIPTEQELTTLHNVSRTTVRQAIRDLVDAGYLIRQQGRGTFVQRKAPAQSTHLYGFMEALEQTNQLISIREFKAQVIPVSERVASLLRITPKQNVLFVSRVICTDGEPLFYDESYLPEDLLARISAHGATRSLYKLLEAEGIAIASGEQTVTAALAGPLRAERLGCRPDDPILYVERITEDGAGRPVEYSSVSYRADRYAFAVKLTRQETH comes from the coding sequence ATGATGATGCCATCCATGCGATCCGTTCACCCGCTCTATGTCCAACTAAAAGCATCCTTGCTGGAGCGAATCGAGTCGGGCGAATGGCCGTCCGGTCAAATGATCCCGACGGAGCAAGAGTTGACAACACTTCACAACGTTTCGCGCACAACGGTTCGTCAGGCTATTCGCGATCTCGTCGACGCAGGCTATTTGATCCGCCAACAAGGCAGGGGAACCTTTGTTCAGCGAAAAGCGCCCGCGCAGTCCACGCACTTGTACGGCTTTATGGAAGCATTGGAGCAGACGAACCAATTGATTTCCATCCGTGAATTTAAGGCTCAAGTAATTCCGGTGAGTGAACGTGTGGCGTCCCTGCTCCGCATCACGCCAAAGCAAAATGTGCTCTTTGTGTCACGGGTTATCTGTACCGATGGCGAGCCATTGTTTTATGACGAGAGCTATCTTCCGGAGGACCTTTTGGCTAGGATCAGCGCACACGGGGCCACGCGCTCTCTTTACAAACTGCTTGAGGCTGAAGGCATTGCGATCGCATCTGGCGAGCAGACCGTGACTGCCGCTTTGGCCGGACCTTTGCGCGCAGAGCGGCTCGGGTGTCGGCCTGACGATCCCATCCTTTACGTGGAGCGCATCACAGAAGACGGCGCGGGTCGCCCCGTGGAATACTCTTCCGTTTCCTACCGGGCCGACCGCTATGCGTTTGCAGTTAAATTAACGCGCCAAGAAACCCATTAA
- a CDS encoding MFS transporter: MKVRETITANLPLAGIRAKTNYHWYVVATVCIGAFMAALDGSIITVALPTITRQFHVALSATAWVALAYLLTLTALLTVFGRIADIVGRRPLYTMGFGIFIVGSALCGAAQSLPFLIGARVLQAIGAVMLQANSVAIITAAVPSSVRGKAIGIQGSALAVGLSLGPAIGGLLISAFGWRSIFYVNVPVGLIGTTLAALILPIDQEKDQTSKGVSFDYLGSLLLAISIVSVILGLNQGNEKGFGSPYILSLFACGVATGALFIWQEKRHRAPLVDLSLFKIPTLTWGNVSGALSYALMYGVLYIIPFYFEEVRKNPSSLSGLLTTPLPIGMMLLAPMAGRIADRLGSRTPTVAGMTLATLGGLSLLLLSSSEPLLWIIIALLIIGMGMGIFTPPNNSSVMGSSPRNRLGVTSGLLNMSRSLGQSFGIAFAFALYQGVVLAEGYSPLGAPPRMLLPGFHIAFAGVTALGFFAALISLFRGKVQPLADADHEHTIEL; the protein is encoded by the coding sequence ATGAAAGTACGAGAAACCATCACTGCCAATCTCCCACTCGCTGGAATCCGCGCCAAAACCAACTACCATTGGTATGTTGTCGCCACTGTCTGTATCGGTGCTTTCATGGCGGCGCTCGACGGCAGCATCATCACGGTGGCGCTGCCAACAATCACCCGGCAATTTCACGTCGCCTTGAGCGCAACTGCGTGGGTTGCACTCGCCTATCTCTTGACATTGACAGCGCTTCTCACAGTCTTTGGACGGATCGCCGATATCGTTGGAAGAAGACCCCTCTACACCATGGGCTTCGGAATTTTCATTGTGGGCTCAGCGCTCTGCGGCGCCGCGCAGTCGCTCCCGTTTCTCATCGGCGCGCGCGTGTTGCAGGCCATTGGCGCTGTGATGCTGCAAGCAAATAGCGTCGCGATCATCACGGCGGCAGTTCCCTCATCTGTGCGCGGCAAGGCGATTGGCATCCAGGGTTCAGCGCTCGCTGTCGGTTTGTCGCTCGGTCCCGCGATAGGCGGTCTGCTGATCAGCGCATTCGGCTGGCGCTCCATTTTTTATGTCAATGTGCCTGTCGGCTTGATCGGCACAACACTGGCTGCACTCATTCTCCCGATCGATCAGGAAAAAGATCAAACATCAAAAGGCGTTTCTTTTGACTATCTCGGCTCGCTGCTTCTCGCCATTTCGATCGTGTCTGTGATCCTTGGCCTCAACCAAGGAAATGAGAAAGGCTTCGGCTCACCGTACATTCTCTCTCTGTTCGCGTGCGGTGTCGCGACTGGCGCACTTTTTATCTGGCAGGAAAAACGCCATCGCGCACCGCTTGTAGACCTGTCACTTTTTAAAATTCCGACCCTAACATGGGGAAATGTCAGCGGTGCGCTATCGTACGCCCTCATGTACGGTGTCCTATACATCATTCCGTTTTACTTTGAGGAAGTCCGCAAAAATCCATCATCACTCTCAGGACTTCTCACAACGCCCCTTCCGATTGGAATGATGTTACTCGCGCCAATGGCTGGGCGCATCGCCGATCGGCTGGGTTCACGCACACCAACGGTGGCCGGCATGACACTCGCCACACTTGGCGGCCTCTCCTTGCTGCTCCTATCTTCATCAGAGCCGCTCCTATGGATCATCATCGCTCTTCTCATCATCGGCATGGGCATGGGGATCTTCACTCCGCCGAACAATAGCTCCGTCATGGGCAGTTCGCCTCGCAATCGATTGGGCGTCACCTCCGGACTTCTCAATATGTCGCGCTCTCTGGGCCAGAGTTTCGGAATTGCATTCGCGTTTGCACTGTATCAAGGCGTTGTATTAGCGGAAGGCTATTCTCCGTTGGGCGCTCCGCCGCGCATGCTTTTGCCCGGATTTCACATCGCATTTGCCGGCGTCACGGCGCTTGGATTCTTCGCGGCACTGATCTCTCTATTTCGCGGCAAGGTTCAGCCGCTTGCAGATGCGGATCACGAACACACGATCGAACTATGA
- a CDS encoding phospholipase D-like domain-containing protein, with product MSYRELEDGFLIAIALIISSQLIVILISLISNQFRRQRKLSIINQPPVETVIDENQITIYTYGMDFYQALIRDITQAQEIVCVESFIWKADAVGQEIKDLLAKKAGEGVSVFVVFDSFANLVVPRAFKRFSPDIHLYRYRAWQRFLDLFDPRRLARDHRKLAIIDRKISYVGGFNIGDLYGRKWRDTHVRIEGRASHNLFATFCDFWNAQTHKLPKLKTERASLSPYIRPYVNNPQRILFPIRAMYIEAIDLAKERVYLTTPYFVPDRVVLSALMDAADRGVQISLLVPERSNHLLADWLARTYFTDCLKRGIRIFLYQGSMIHAKTATVDGKWTTIGTANLDRLSLFGNHEINVEFFSAEMAAQMEKMFEYDLKACRELSLVEWNRRPMTQKLGELVLSPLWPFL from the coding sequence ATGAGTTATCGAGAACTCGAGGATGGTTTTCTAATTGCAATAGCACTCATCATTTCTTCGCAGCTCATCGTTATTCTCATCTCTCTGATAAGCAACCAGTTTCGCCGACAGCGCAAACTCTCTATCATCAACCAGCCGCCTGTCGAGACAGTGATTGATGAAAACCAGATCACGATCTACACATACGGAATGGACTTTTATCAAGCACTCATACGCGATATCACGCAGGCACAGGAAATTGTCTGTGTTGAATCCTTCATATGGAAAGCGGATGCCGTCGGTCAAGAAATCAAGGATCTCCTGGCTAAAAAAGCAGGCGAAGGTGTATCCGTCTTTGTGGTTTTTGACTCCTTTGCAAACCTTGTTGTGCCGCGCGCCTTCAAACGTTTTTCTCCAGATATTCACCTGTACCGGTATCGCGCATGGCAGAGGTTTCTCGACTTGTTTGATCCACGTCGACTCGCGCGCGACCATCGCAAGCTCGCCATTATCGATAGAAAAATCAGCTACGTCGGTGGATTTAACATTGGCGATTTGTATGGCCGAAAATGGCGCGATACGCATGTGCGCATCGAAGGGCGTGCGTCACACAATCTTTTTGCAACATTTTGCGATTTTTGGAATGCACAGACCCATAAACTTCCCAAGCTCAAAACAGAACGCGCGTCCCTTTCACCTTATATAAGACCGTATGTCAATAACCCACAACGCATCCTCTTTCCCATTCGCGCCATGTATATCGAGGCGATCGATCTGGCAAAAGAGCGGGTGTATCTGACAACGCCTTATTTCGTGCCAGATCGCGTGGTTTTATCAGCATTGATGGACGCGGCTGATCGAGGCGTGCAAATCTCTCTGCTCGTCCCTGAACGCTCTAATCATCTTCTGGCGGACTGGTTGGCGCGGACGTATTTTACCGATTGCCTAAAGCGGGGCATTCGCATTTTTTTGTACCAGGGATCAATGATCCATGCTAAAACCGCAACAGTTGACGGGAAGTGGACCACCATCGGAACTGCAAACCTTGATCGCTTGAGCCTCTTTGGAAATCACGAGATCAATGTGGAGTTTTTTAGCGCAGAGATGGCGGCACAGATGGAAAAGATGTTTGAATATGATCTCAAGGCGTGCCGCGAACTGAGCCTTGTAGAATGGAATCGCAGGCCGATGACGCAAAAACTCGGCGAATTGGTACTATCTCCCCTCTGGCCCTTTTTGTAG
- a CDS encoding FumA C-terminus/TtdB family hydratase beta subunit: MEHFEESILKLIVDTSTNLPPDVRRAVEQAQIREEIGSRAALALDTIVENVLLAEEEQGPICQDTGMPTFEVHTPVGANQIVMERQIKSAVAEATRLGKLRTNSVDSLTGKNTGDNLGPGTPVIHFRQWENDEIDVRLILKGGGCENKNIQYSLPTDLPGLGKAGRDLDGIRKCIMHAVYQAQGQGCSAGFIGVSIGGDRTTGYQHAKEQLFRHLDDQNPVPELAKLESYIMEHANELGVGTMGFGGRVSLLGCKIAAQNRLPASFFVSVAYNCWAFRRQGVRIDPRTGEILNWIYKQGTSDLKRKESAVFSDKVKVLRAPISEEAIRALHVGDVVLIRGEMHTGRDALHKYLMDHDAPVSLDGGVLYHCGPVMLKDDQGKWHVKAAGPTTSAREEPYQAEIIQKFGLRAVIGKGGMGAKTLAGLKASGAVYLNAIGGAAQYYAKSVEAVNGVDFLDEFGIPEAMWHLQVNGFPAIVTMDSHGNSLHADVDKQSFKKLEAFADPVY; encoded by the coding sequence GTGGAACATTTCGAAGAGAGCATACTGAAACTGATTGTTGACACGTCGACCAATCTTCCTCCTGACGTGCGCCGGGCGGTTGAGCAGGCGCAGATCCGAGAAGAGATCGGGTCGCGCGCGGCACTTGCTTTAGATACGATCGTTGAGAATGTTTTATTGGCCGAAGAAGAGCAGGGACCGATATGCCAGGATACCGGGATGCCCACGTTTGAGGTGCACACGCCAGTCGGGGCCAATCAGATCGTGATGGAGCGACAGATTAAATCGGCAGTTGCCGAAGCGACGCGTCTTGGCAAACTTCGCACAAACTCTGTGGATTCTTTGACTGGCAAAAATACGGGTGACAACCTGGGCCCTGGAACACCGGTCATTCACTTTCGCCAATGGGAAAACGATGAGATTGATGTCCGGCTGATTCTTAAAGGCGGTGGGTGTGAAAATAAGAACATCCAGTACAGTCTGCCGACGGATCTTCCCGGCCTCGGGAAAGCAGGGCGCGATCTCGACGGTATTCGCAAGTGCATTATGCATGCGGTGTACCAAGCTCAAGGGCAGGGTTGCAGCGCCGGTTTTATTGGCGTCTCCATCGGCGGTGATCGAACGACTGGTTACCAACATGCCAAGGAGCAGTTGTTTCGCCATCTTGACGATCAGAACCCGGTACCTGAACTCGCAAAACTCGAATCCTACATCATGGAGCATGCCAATGAGTTGGGCGTGGGAACAATGGGATTTGGCGGGCGGGTATCTTTGCTCGGCTGTAAAATCGCTGCACAAAATCGGCTTCCTGCGAGTTTCTTTGTCTCTGTTGCGTACAACTGCTGGGCGTTTCGTCGACAGGGCGTACGCATTGATCCACGCACCGGAGAGATTCTCAACTGGATTTACAAACAGGGCACATCTGATCTTAAACGCAAAGAATCTGCCGTTTTTTCGGATAAGGTGAAGGTGTTGCGAGCGCCTATCTCAGAAGAAGCGATTCGCGCGCTTCATGTGGGCGATGTGGTATTGATCCGTGGCGAGATGCATACGGGACGCGATGCGCTCCATAAGTACTTGATGGATCACGACGCACCAGTGTCACTTGATGGAGGGGTGCTTTACCACTGCGGACCGGTCATGTTAAAGGATGACCAAGGCAAGTGGCACGTAAAGGCGGCAGGGCCCACCACCAGCGCGCGCGAAGAACCATATCAGGCGGAGATCATCCAAAAATTCGGCCTGCGCGCCGTCATAGGCAAAGGTGGCATGGGCGCAAAAACGTTGGCGGGGCTAAAGGCGTCAGGCGCAGTCTATCTCAATGCGATCGGCGGCGCCGCACAGTACTATGCGAAAAGCGTCGAGGCGGTAAACGGTGTGGACTTTCTCGATGAGTTTGGGATTCCTGAAGCGATGTGGCATCTTCAGGTAAATGGGTTTCCGGCAATTGTGACGATGGACAGCCACGGCAACAGTTTGCATGCGGATGTGGATAAACAATCCTTTAAAAAACTTGAGGCATTCGCCGATCCAGTGTATTGA